In Limibacter armeniacum, a single window of DNA contains:
- a CDS encoding PorP/SprF family type IX secretion system membrane protein, whose protein sequence is MPISLRTSQWWKVLFLLLLSFCDLHAQDPQFSQFYAAPLYLNPALTGSKYDARANVNYRNQWVDLPANFQTTMASFDHYLKGVGISVGALVKRDQAGEPGNAHLIQTSIDFSGAYLLKVSKNLNINFGLQLGVLQTSLGFQNFIFSDQISSDGTISGSSQEHFVGENVYVPEIASGMLVIGKGYWAGVAMHHMNQPSISFLGQKQHYPYKLSVMGGYVIPLEYNKRYFVGNYGDKTISPVFLYTQQGKADQLSLGAYLNWNPFILGMWYRGIPGIKKNESSTMNQDAIILMTGFKMQRLSIGYSIDLTLSDLPQDRALSHEISIAYDFKFYKDYRKKKRRKSDPLPCPVPWVM, encoded by the coding sequence ATGCCAATTAGCTTACGAACTAGCCAGTGGTGGAAAGTACTCTTTTTGTTATTACTGTCATTTTGTGATTTACATGCTCAAGATCCGCAGTTTTCGCAGTTTTATGCTGCTCCATTATACCTGAATCCGGCGTTGACTGGTAGTAAGTATGATGCGAGGGCAAATGTGAATTACCGTAACCAGTGGGTAGATTTACCAGCCAATTTTCAGACTACGATGGCATCATTTGATCACTATCTGAAAGGGGTAGGTATATCCGTTGGAGCATTAGTGAAAAGGGATCAGGCAGGAGAACCAGGTAATGCGCATTTAATTCAGACATCAATAGACTTTTCGGGAGCGTATTTGCTTAAGGTTAGCAAGAACTTAAATATAAATTTTGGATTGCAACTGGGGGTGTTACAGACCTCTTTAGGATTTCAGAACTTTATTTTTAGTGACCAGATTTCATCAGATGGTACCATATCAGGCTCTTCACAGGAGCACTTTGTAGGCGAGAATGTTTATGTCCCTGAGATTGCATCAGGCATGTTGGTGATTGGTAAAGGGTATTGGGCAGGAGTTGCGATGCACCATATGAACCAACCTTCTATTTCATTTCTAGGACAGAAACAACATTATCCTTATAAGTTATCTGTAATGGGTGGATATGTTATTCCATTGGAATACAACAAAAGATACTTTGTAGGCAACTATGGAGACAAGACAATCTCTCCTGTTTTTCTTTATACTCAACAAGGTAAAGCTGATCAGTTGAGTCTTGGAGCCTACCTGAATTGGAACCCATTTATACTGGGTATGTGGTATCGTGGTATACCAGGAATCAAGAAGAATGAATCCAGTACTATGAACCAGGATGCTATTATCCTGATGACAGGTTTTAAAATGCAACGCTTAAGTATTGGGTATAGCATAGACCTGACACTTTCAGACTTACCACAGGATAGGGCATTGTCACATGAGATTTCGATCGCTTATGATTTCAAGTTTTACAAAGACTATAGAAAGAAGAAGAGACGAAAAAGCGATCCGCTGCCATGTCCAGTGCCTTGGGTGATGTAG
- a CDS encoding iron-containing alcohol dehydrogenase, whose translation MAVSYSFPTNIRFGAGVTNEVPDYLKSLRLIRPLVVTDATVSRLPFFEKFISLLTTEGLTVYVFDDIHKNPVKSDVMKGRDAYEYEECDCIIGIGGGAAMDVARAIALSIHHREDLFYYDDLEGGTKYIINDIPHFVTIPTTSGTGSEVGRSAIISEDDSKRKRILFHPTLLAKQVFADPELTYELPPEITAATGMDALTHHVEAFLAKGFHPMADGIALEGIRLIFQSLEKAVYKPDPESRTNMMIASLMGAVAFQKGLGLVHSLAHPLSTLLDMHHGLANAIMLPIGLQFNLQGFEDRYERMAATIGFVNPSAEEFISAVIALNRKLRIPELGNLGVEPKHIEALSALAIKDFCLPSNPKPISQEEIKQLYLKSISTTIIH comes from the coding sequence ATGGCGGTATCTTACAGTTTTCCAACCAATATCCGGTTTGGTGCCGGAGTAACCAATGAAGTCCCTGACTACCTAAAAAGCCTACGCCTTATCCGACCACTTGTAGTCACAGATGCAACCGTAAGTAGACTTCCATTTTTTGAAAAATTCATTTCATTACTAACTACTGAAGGGCTCACTGTATATGTATTTGACGACATACATAAAAATCCTGTAAAGTCGGATGTTATGAAAGGGCGAGATGCTTATGAATATGAAGAGTGCGATTGTATCATAGGTATTGGTGGTGGTGCCGCTATGGATGTCGCTCGTGCAATTGCCCTGAGCATCCATCATAGAGAAGACCTTTTTTACTATGATGACCTTGAAGGTGGTACAAAATATATCATTAACGACATTCCTCACTTTGTTACCATTCCAACTACATCTGGTACAGGCAGTGAAGTAGGACGGTCTGCTATCATCTCGGAAGATGATTCTAAACGTAAAAGAATATTGTTCCACCCTACGCTATTAGCTAAACAGGTCTTTGCTGATCCGGAACTTACTTACGAACTACCTCCAGAGATCACTGCGGCAACAGGAATGGATGCACTAACCCATCATGTCGAGGCATTTCTTGCTAAAGGGTTTCACCCTATGGCAGATGGTATTGCACTTGAAGGGATTCGACTCATATTTCAATCATTAGAAAAGGCTGTCTATAAACCTGACCCTGAATCCAGAACCAATATGATGATTGCTTCACTGATGGGAGCTGTAGCATTTCAAAAAGGGCTAGGATTGGTTCATTCTCTCGCCCACCCACTATCCACATTGCTTGATATGCACCACGGGCTTGCCAATGCCATTATGTTGCCTATTGGTTTACAATTCAACCTGCAAGGGTTTGAAGACAGATATGAAAGAATGGCAGCTACGATTGGTTTTGTCAATCCATCTGCCGAAGAATTTATATCGGCAGTGATAGCCCTTAACCGCAAACTGAGAATCCCTGAACTGGGAAACTTAGGGGTAGAACCTAAGCACATTGAGGCTCTGTCGGCTTTAGCCATCAAGGACTTCTGCTTACCGTCCAACCCTAAACCTATTTCACAGGAAGAGATAAAGCAGCTTTACCTCAAAAGTATTTCTACAACTATCATTCACTAA
- a CDS encoding CheR family methyltransferase, giving the protein MLPKYYVGIGCSAGGLEVLRHFFSMLPSNTGMAFIVIQHLAPNYHSILHELLSKETDMPVRVVKKKMVARRNHVYIISPGSTLLIEEGNLQLMFQEEHLRVNFPIDIFFSSLGKDKKEKSIGLILSGTGTDGCRGVKEIKEHGGYVITQDPYEAKFDGMPRSAQGDSDFIGTVEQCVGKLVKISKDKSKLNQPTLIEPKEVKQQNEVEEQTVMDHAFIRQILEAVYDKTGIDFSEFQIDMVKRRIRRRMQMTDHSTYGSYYKYLMEAGQEAEDLMDSMLINYTSFFRDPEAWERCREKVLVPLVKEVKSGGKLRIWVAGCSTGEEAYTLAILLEEVFEEYNVKMDVKLFATDLDQKALNVALEGVYSKESIFGIPDSYIYKYFDPAINGFKVKTALREKVVFANQNLLKDPAFIQLDLIVCRNVLIYFRSDVQKRLLASFSYALRKDRYLFLGNGEPLTGLTDIYGTLDQYHHIYSNRRPAKLPGITASYSTISNRTTSEPKSLVKYNSRKQHVHRKENTALNYYAAINHVLPAAILIDKDFRLYHTTGKIENYFRLSKGWKSRNLSDMLDDFELSVFKDGIVMVDKNPMGGEPIRISCTFNGKEVDLKFIKIGIDESTLGTEVVYVEFLESKRVDKEFYKVSENAFIEAKSKALEAELSESNKLLKITKEQLEITSEELRASNEELQVSNEELQISNEELQSVNEEVFAINDELMVKVKDLTTLFNDFKNLLASININTLFLDKELRMRHANLGMHELLDISDSDIGKEVLGYKNSLNYHNWEEDALKVLKSLQIVTKEVYDGKNGKSYIARILPYRTEEEEVKGVVITLEDVTTIRMLYNQLQKSEERMRLAIEGISAGIWDYNVMEDSFWPSSRYYEIMGYSKFEVPKNRLSIEKVVKEHVHPEEQGLVKKAFTKHLKSKGDFKLEYRIKSKSGQYVWVESSGKATFDHDGKPIRMIGAIVDIDRRKKLESEQFAYKNMMFRQTGRIAKIGGWEYNVQLGELIWSDELYELTGNSKSEKMIVMSDWIGQYVRESQEEVTKELDRCVKEGKQLDIIAKFCPPRGKPFWTRNIAEAVIDEEGKTKKIRGVFQLIEGLNDENLRRTLISIEKKNKHLEDFSRIVSHNLRKHTSNIDMMLELYGLTADSKVRETYIAKIRDVAEMLNRTILGLYEVTKVHSNNSNFKEKVALKEVYYETVTLFENEINDKQIKLYPDFSSCETLEMPRSYLNSILHNLIGNAVKYTSSERFPKIEVKAEEHEHEFLLSVADNGIGIDLEKYGDDIFQIQSTFHGELSGTGHGLYLTKAHVDNMGGNIEVESKVNIGTTFTIRLKKDLVHLN; this is encoded by the coding sequence ATGCTACCAAAATACTATGTAGGAATAGGATGTTCTGCTGGAGGATTAGAAGTTTTAAGACATTTTTTCTCTATGCTTCCAAGCAATACAGGTATGGCCTTTATTGTCATTCAACATCTAGCTCCTAACTATCATAGTATACTTCACGAATTGCTTAGCAAGGAAACAGATATGCCTGTTAGGGTGGTTAAGAAGAAAATGGTAGCAAGGCGAAACCATGTCTATATTATTTCTCCAGGTAGCACACTTTTGATAGAAGAGGGGAATTTGCAATTGATGTTTCAGGAGGAACACCTTCGGGTTAACTTCCCAATTGATATCTTTTTTAGCTCCTTAGGAAAAGACAAGAAGGAGAAATCAATAGGTCTTATTCTCTCAGGAACAGGGACAGATGGCTGTAGGGGGGTAAAGGAGATTAAAGAGCATGGAGGATATGTGATAACACAAGACCCATATGAAGCGAAATTTGATGGGATGCCTAGAAGTGCTCAAGGCGACTCAGACTTTATAGGTACAGTTGAACAGTGTGTCGGTAAGCTGGTGAAAATCAGTAAAGACAAGAGTAAGCTGAACCAACCTACTCTTATAGAACCTAAGGAGGTTAAACAGCAGAATGAAGTAGAGGAACAGACGGTAATGGACCATGCCTTTATCAGGCAAATTCTGGAAGCGGTGTATGATAAGACAGGTATTGACTTTTCAGAGTTTCAGATTGATATGGTCAAGAGAAGAATTCGGCGTAGAATGCAAATGACAGACCACAGTACTTATGGTAGTTATTATAAGTACTTGATGGAAGCAGGTCAGGAAGCCGAGGACTTGATGGACAGCATGTTGATAAATTACACCTCTTTTTTTCGAGATCCGGAAGCATGGGAAAGGTGTCGTGAAAAAGTGCTGGTGCCTTTGGTCAAAGAGGTCAAGAGTGGAGGGAAGTTACGGATTTGGGTAGCAGGCTGTTCTACAGGAGAAGAAGCTTACACCTTGGCTATACTACTGGAAGAAGTTTTTGAGGAGTACAATGTAAAGATGGATGTCAAGCTTTTTGCGACAGACCTGGATCAAAAAGCCTTGAATGTAGCCTTGGAGGGAGTTTATAGCAAGGAATCAATTTTTGGCATACCTGATAGCTATATCTATAAATACTTTGACCCTGCTATCAATGGATTTAAGGTAAAAACAGCTTTGAGGGAAAAGGTGGTTTTTGCCAACCAAAACTTACTGAAAGACCCAGCCTTTATTCAGTTAGACCTGATAGTTTGTCGTAATGTCCTGATTTATTTTAGAAGTGATGTCCAAAAAAGGCTGTTGGCTTCATTCAGTTACGCACTTCGAAAAGACCGTTATCTATTTTTAGGCAATGGAGAACCTTTAACAGGTCTGACGGATATTTATGGCACATTGGATCAATACCACCATATCTATAGTAACAGGCGTCCTGCCAAGCTGCCAGGAATAACGGCATCCTATTCGACGATCAGCAATCGAACTACAAGTGAACCAAAGTCTTTGGTAAAGTACAATTCCAGAAAGCAGCATGTTCACCGAAAGGAGAATACAGCTTTAAATTATTATGCTGCGATCAACCATGTATTGCCCGCTGCCATTCTGATTGACAAGGACTTCAGACTTTACCATACAACCGGTAAAATTGAAAACTACTTTCGACTGTCGAAAGGTTGGAAGAGCCGTAACCTGTCAGATATGCTAGATGACTTTGAGTTGTCGGTTTTCAAGGATGGAATTGTCATGGTGGATAAGAACCCGATGGGTGGGGAGCCAATTAGAATTTCCTGCACATTTAACGGTAAAGAGGTTGATTTGAAATTTATCAAAATAGGAATTGATGAATCAACCTTGGGTACAGAAGTAGTGTACGTAGAATTTCTGGAGTCCAAAAGGGTGGATAAAGAGTTCTATAAGGTTTCTGAAAATGCTTTTATAGAGGCAAAGTCGAAAGCATTGGAAGCAGAACTGTCTGAGAGTAACAAGCTTCTGAAAATAACAAAAGAGCAACTGGAAATTACTTCCGAAGAGCTAAGAGCTTCCAATGAGGAGTTACAGGTTTCTAATGAAGAATTACAGATCAGTAATGAGGAGTTACAGTCTGTGAATGAGGAAGTGTTTGCGATCAATGACGAGTTGATGGTAAAGGTGAAAGATTTGACTACACTTTTCAACGACTTCAAAAACCTTTTGGCGAGTATTAATATCAATACCCTTTTTCTGGATAAGGAGCTTCGTATGCGTCACGCCAATTTAGGAATGCATGAGTTGCTTGATATATCAGATAGTGATATCGGAAAAGAGGTATTAGGGTATAAGAACTCTTTAAACTATCACAATTGGGAAGAGGATGCATTGAAGGTGCTGAAGTCTCTTCAAATTGTAACTAAGGAAGTATATGATGGTAAAAATGGGAAAAGTTATATTGCCCGAATTTTACCATACCGAACTGAAGAGGAGGAGGTTAAAGGTGTTGTGATAACCTTGGAAGATGTGACCACTATCAGGATGTTATATAACCAGTTGCAGAAAAGTGAAGAACGGATGAGGTTGGCTATAGAGGGAATTAGTGCTGGTATATGGGATTATAATGTAATGGAGGATTCCTTTTGGCCATCAAGCCGTTATTATGAGATAATGGGATACAGCAAGTTTGAGGTCCCCAAAAATCGCCTTTCTATAGAGAAAGTAGTTAAGGAACATGTGCACCCTGAAGAGCAGGGGTTGGTAAAAAAGGCATTTACCAAACACCTGAAGAGTAAAGGAGATTTCAAGCTTGAGTATCGAATAAAAAGTAAGTCTGGACAGTATGTTTGGGTCGAATCTTCAGGGAAAGCAACTTTTGATCATGATGGAAAACCTATCCGGATGATCGGGGCAATAGTTGATATTGACAGGCGCAAAAAACTGGAATCCGAGCAGTTTGCTTATAAAAACATGATGTTTAGGCAAACGGGACGTATTGCCAAAATTGGAGGTTGGGAATATAATGTGCAGCTAGGGGAACTGATTTGGAGTGATGAGCTGTATGAGCTGACGGGGAACAGTAAGTCGGAGAAGATGATTGTAATGTCCGATTGGATAGGTCAATATGTCAGAGAAAGTCAAGAAGAGGTTACCAAGGAACTAGATAGGTGTGTTAAGGAAGGGAAACAGTTAGATATCATTGCTAAGTTTTGTCCTCCGAGAGGAAAGCCATTTTGGACAAGAAATATTGCTGAGGCAGTTATAGACGAGGAAGGGAAAACCAAGAAAATAAGAGGCGTATTCCAACTGATAGAAGGACTGAATGACGAAAACCTGAGAAGGACTTTGATCAGTATTGAAAAGAAAAATAAACACTTAGAAGATTTCTCACGGATAGTATCTCATAACTTGCGTAAGCATACCAGTAATATTGATATGATGCTGGAGTTGTATGGGCTTACGGCAGATTCAAAAGTAAGGGAAACTTATATTGCCAAAATCAGGGATGTGGCGGAGATGTTGAATAGAACCATCTTGGGACTTTATGAGGTGACCAAAGTGCATAGTAACAATAGTAACTTTAAAGAGAAGGTCGCCCTGAAGGAAGTTTACTATGAGACCGTTACGTTATTTGAAAATGAGATAAATGATAAACAGATCAAACTATACCCTGATTTCTCAAGTTGTGAAACGTTGGAAATGCCACGAAGCTATTTGAATAGTATTCTGCATAACCTAATAGGCAATGCTGTGAAATATACTTCCAGTGAAAGATTCCCCAAAATTGAGGTAAAAGCAGAAGAGCATGAACATGAATTCTTACTTTCTGTAGCAGACAATGGTATAGGTATTGACTTGGAAAAGTATGGAGATGATATCTTTCAGATACAGTCTACATTTCATGGAGAACTGAGTGGTACAGGGCATGGGCTTTATTTGACAAAAGCACATGTAGATAATATGGGAGGGAATATTGAAGTGGAGAGCAAGGTGAATATTGGAACAACATTTACAATTAGGCTCAAAAAAGACCTTGTTCATCTGAATTAG
- a CDS encoding aldehyde dehydrogenase family protein, translating to MLINVINPATEMVVAELPSTQDPSALYHKLRTRQPDWALTPLPERLAIVEKFYHLLDSEKEALALTLTHETGKPLWQAFNELKGARERIEFFLEKSAAYLAEETVFDGEWTEKIVYEPLGVIGNISAWNYPYLVGLNVFVPALIAGNAVAYKPSEFALMTGLKIKELWDKAGLPEGIFEVFVGDKEIGKKILNLPLDGFYFTGSYQTGKFIHEQTAQYLVPTQLELGGKDPIYVSQYNNDIQKVAEAVADGAFYNNGQSCCAVERIYVHKDVYDEFLESFVETVRNFRVGNPMLEDTYIGPLTREAQLDVMESQLADAIRKGAKIQCGGQRVKGKGYFFEPTVLTNVNHEMLLMKEETFGPMIGVQSVESKDEALKLMQDTVYGLTAGVYTNDQQEAEDVLKHINCGSVYLNCCDRVNARLPWSGRGHSGLGYTLSHLGIRAFVQPKAYHLKSPL from the coding sequence ATGCTTATCAATGTTATCAACCCTGCAACTGAAATGGTTGTTGCTGAACTTCCTTCAACGCAAGATCCAAGCGCTCTATACCATAAACTCCGGACTAGGCAACCCGACTGGGCTTTAACTCCATTACCTGAAAGGTTAGCCATAGTGGAAAAATTCTACCACCTCTTAGACAGTGAGAAAGAAGCGCTGGCGCTAACACTTACCCATGAGACAGGTAAACCCCTTTGGCAAGCGTTCAATGAACTAAAAGGAGCTCGGGAACGTATTGAGTTTTTCCTTGAGAAAAGTGCAGCATACTTAGCTGAAGAAACTGTTTTTGATGGTGAATGGACCGAAAAAATCGTTTATGAACCTTTGGGAGTTATAGGCAATATCTCTGCTTGGAACTACCCGTACCTTGTAGGGCTTAATGTATTCGTCCCTGCCCTGATTGCAGGTAACGCAGTGGCTTATAAACCCTCTGAGTTTGCCTTAATGACTGGATTAAAAATTAAGGAATTATGGGACAAAGCCGGCTTGCCTGAAGGAATATTTGAAGTGTTTGTAGGAGATAAGGAAATCGGAAAGAAAATACTCAATCTTCCATTGGATGGCTTTTATTTTACAGGATCTTATCAAACGGGTAAGTTCATACACGAACAAACAGCCCAGTACTTGGTCCCAACCCAATTAGAGCTTGGAGGCAAAGATCCTATCTATGTCAGTCAATACAATAATGATATCCAAAAAGTCGCTGAAGCTGTAGCAGATGGCGCCTTTTACAATAATGGACAAAGTTGCTGTGCAGTAGAGCGTATTTATGTTCACAAAGACGTCTATGATGAGTTTTTGGAGAGTTTTGTAGAAACTGTGCGTAATTTTCGTGTGGGTAACCCTATGCTTGAAGATACTTACATAGGTCCATTGACCAGAGAAGCACAATTGGATGTTATGGAATCGCAATTAGCAGATGCCATCAGAAAAGGAGCTAAAATACAATGTGGAGGCCAACGTGTAAAAGGGAAAGGATACTTCTTTGAACCTACTGTACTGACCAATGTCAATCATGAGATGCTACTGATGAAAGAGGAGACATTTGGTCCCATGATAGGCGTTCAAAGTGTAGAAAGTAAAGATGAAGCCCTAAAATTGATGCAAGATACAGTATATGGACTAACGGCTGGTGTTTATACCAATGACCAACAAGAAGCAGAAGATGTCTTAAAGCACATAAACTGTGGAAGTGTTTACTTGAACTGTTGCGATAGGGTAAATGCAAGACTTCCATGGTCTGGTAGAGGACATTCAGGGTTGGGTTACACACTCTCTCATCTTGGTATCAGAGCTTTTGTTCAGCCTAAAGCCTACCACCTAAAGTCTCCCCTATAA
- a CDS encoding ADP-ribosylglycohydrolase family protein, translating to MMNHPKLSHFTGCLLGGAVGDALGAPIERLNIDMIRDLFGLYGIQGYVFHKKHGRFTDDTQMTLFTAEGLLRAITKYESKNLSEEQLVPIVHQAYLRWLETQDENVNEAKTIRQSAPTGWLIREQPLHVRRGPGSTCLSALRSGKVGRVAQPINKSMGCGGVMRVAPVGLIYHFDAEKAFDVGCWTAAITHGHPDGFLPAGLQASIISLTLQGYGLSESIEKAVSILIQRKGHESTLKGVEIAVDMFERNCAPIPENVEILGGGFVGTEALSISIFCALTAFGSYRQGVLAAVNHSGDCDSTASITGSILGAALGLDAIPPEWRNRLYLDNIVLRIAEDLSKVEERHVLSDWDLLYPPC from the coding sequence ATGATGAACCACCCTAAACTCTCACATTTTACAGGCTGTCTGCTAGGCGGAGCTGTAGGTGATGCCCTTGGCGCTCCAATAGAACGTTTAAATATTGATATGATAAGAGACCTTTTTGGTCTATATGGTATACAAGGTTATGTATTTCATAAAAAGCATGGTCGTTTTACAGATGATACACAAATGACCTTGTTTACAGCAGAAGGGCTCCTGCGAGCAATCACTAAGTATGAGTCAAAGAATCTATCTGAAGAACAGTTGGTGCCTATTGTGCATCAAGCGTATTTGAGATGGTTGGAAACACAGGATGAAAATGTGAATGAAGCGAAAACCATTCGACAGTCAGCACCCACAGGTTGGTTGATAAGGGAGCAACCATTACATGTTCGTAGAGGACCTGGCAGTACATGTCTGAGTGCATTGCGTTCAGGGAAAGTAGGGAGGGTAGCTCAGCCAATTAATAAGAGTATGGGATGTGGGGGTGTTATGCGTGTGGCCCCAGTGGGGTTAATCTATCATTTTGATGCTGAAAAGGCATTTGATGTAGGGTGCTGGACAGCGGCAATTACGCATGGTCATCCTGATGGATTTTTGCCTGCGGGGCTTCAAGCCTCAATAATATCGCTAACCTTACAAGGCTACGGTTTATCAGAAAGTATTGAAAAAGCAGTGAGTATTCTGATTCAAAGAAAAGGACATGAAAGTACTCTAAAAGGAGTGGAGATCGCTGTGGATATGTTTGAACGTAATTGTGCACCAATACCGGAGAACGTGGAAATATTGGGAGGAGGTTTTGTCGGGACAGAAGCATTGTCTATCTCAATTTTTTGTGCCCTCACCGCATTCGGAAGCTATCGGCAGGGAGTGTTGGCAGCAGTTAATCATAGTGGAGATTGTGACAGTACAGCCTCTATCACGGGGAGTATCTTGGGTGCTGCATTGGGACTAGATGCGATACCTCCAGAGTGGAGAAACCGCTTGTACTTGGATAATATTGTACTGAGAATAGCAGAAGATTTATCTAAAGTTGAAGAAAGGCATGTGCTGTCTGATTGGGATCTATTGTATCCTCCTTGTTAA
- a CDS encoding response regulator, translated as MPQVKRVFVIDDDDIFNFGISRMLIDSRFAEKVSIFSNGEDARDFLQQILPNDEQWPDVIFLDLRMPVMNGWKFIYSMQQELETLSKKTGIYVVSSSCDLQDKAYCLQYPFISAYIEKPITLSKLRHLFETDLI; from the coding sequence ATGCCACAAGTAAAAAGAGTTTTTGTAATTGATGACGATGATATCTTCAACTTTGGTATAAGCCGAATGTTGATAGACAGCAGGTTTGCCGAAAAAGTTTCTATTTTTTCCAATGGAGAAGATGCAAGGGATTTTTTGCAGCAGATTTTACCCAATGATGAGCAATGGCCAGATGTGATTTTTCTGGACTTGAGAATGCCTGTTATGAATGGCTGGAAGTTTATCTATTCGATGCAACAAGAATTGGAAACCCTTTCCAAAAAGACAGGAATATATGTAGTAAGCTCCTCTTGTGATTTGCAGGATAAAGCTTATTGTTTACAATATCCTTTTATCTCTGCATATATCGAAAAGCCCATTACGCTCAGTAAGTTGAGACATCTTTTTGAAACAGACCTGATATAA
- a CDS encoding glutamine synthetase family protein: MIQPVKYTTQEIRELMIRHTSPKVKIAVADMDGILRGKVVSKEKFLSILEKGFGFCDVIFGWDASDELYEKTKVTGWHTGFPDAPANVDVNTFREIPWDSHTPFFLADFSKSDTFSEVCPRTLLKKLREETLSDGFQPIFSQEFEWFNFSETPSSLIEKDFQDLIPITPGMFGYSILRSSYKSAYFNQLFEDLSNIRVPLEGLHTETGPGVYEAAIQATDILEAADRAVLFKTSVKEIAFQHEIIASFMARWNKNLPGCSGHVHQSLWDTECKRNLFYDPNGRHKMSKLMNSYLAGQMRYLPELLPLCAPTTNSYKRLVEGYWAPTTINWGIDNRTTSFRVLPQGESASRIETRIVGSDTNPYLAMSACLAAGLYGIRNDLSLEQELIKGNGYEDKEGRKLASSLEEATTIFRNSEVAHELLGETFVHHFAMSREWEAQQYNADDPRWELRRYFEII; this comes from the coding sequence ATGATTCAACCCGTCAAATATACTACACAGGAAATTCGAGAATTGATGATCAGACACACTTCCCCAAAGGTAAAGATTGCCGTTGCAGACATGGATGGTATCTTACGGGGTAAGGTTGTCAGTAAAGAAAAATTTCTATCAATACTTGAAAAGGGGTTTGGCTTCTGTGATGTGATTTTTGGATGGGATGCTTCAGATGAACTTTATGAGAAGACGAAAGTGACTGGTTGGCATACCGGCTTTCCGGATGCCCCAGCCAATGTTGATGTCAATACTTTCAGAGAAATCCCTTGGGACAGCCATACTCCCTTTTTTCTGGCAGATTTTAGTAAGTCCGATACTTTTTCGGAAGTCTGCCCTCGAACATTGCTCAAAAAGTTAAGAGAAGAAACCCTTTCTGATGGCTTTCAACCTATTTTCTCTCAGGAGTTTGAGTGGTTCAATTTCTCTGAAACACCTTCTTCATTAATAGAAAAAGACTTTCAAGACTTGATTCCTATTACGCCTGGTATGTTTGGGTATTCTATTCTTAGAAGCTCTTATAAATCTGCTTATTTCAACCAATTATTTGAAGACCTGTCCAACATTCGGGTCCCATTGGAAGGTCTGCATACTGAAACAGGGCCTGGAGTATACGAAGCAGCCATACAAGCAACTGATATACTTGAGGCTGCTGACAGAGCTGTGCTTTTTAAGACAAGTGTAAAAGAAATAGCATTTCAGCATGAAATCATTGCCTCTTTTATGGCTCGATGGAACAAGAACCTACCAGGATGTAGCGGTCATGTTCACCAAAGTCTATGGGATACCGAATGCAAACGCAACCTATTTTATGATCCAAATGGCCGACATAAGATGAGTAAGCTAATGAACAGTTATTTGGCTGGACAAATGCGCTACTTACCAGAACTACTTCCTCTTTGCGCACCTACAACTAATAGTTACAAAAGACTCGTTGAGGGATATTGGGCTCCAACTACCATCAATTGGGGTATTGACAACCGCACTACCAGTTTCAGGGTATTACCTCAGGGTGAGAGTGCTTCCCGTATTGAAACCCGCATTGTTGGTTCTGACACCAACCCATACCTAGCAATGTCCGCCTGCCTTGCTGCCGGATTGTATGGTATCAGAAATGACCTCTCTCTTGAACAGGAACTAATTAAGGGAAATGGATATGAGGATAAGGAAGGCAGAAAGCTGGCAAGCTCACTGGAAGAGGCTACTACTATTTTCCGAAATTCAGAAGTGGCTCATGAACTATTGGGGGAAACATTTGTACACCATTTTGCCATGAGCCGAGAATGGGAAGCCCAACAGTACAATGCTGATGACCCTCGCTGGGAACTTCGACGCTATTTTGAAATCATTTAA